The following proteins are co-located in the Neodiprion virginianus isolate iyNeoVirg1 chromosome 6, iyNeoVirg1.1, whole genome shotgun sequence genome:
- the LOC124307561 gene encoding succinate dehydrogenase assembly factor 2, mitochondrial-like isoform X1 has translation MSAITKAGRLFNARSFILTRNISRSSVNDNDDLNIVHPEAREPHIPPYVERQGEDITLKRARLIYQSRKRGMLENGLLLSTFAKKYLDNFNESQMVLYDRLINLPSNDWDIFHWAAEVKPTPSEFDNEVMDLLKEHVKNKDRVSRLMQPELIKSEKQL, from the exons ATGAGTGCTATAACGAAGGCCGGTAGGCTGTTTAAT GCTAGATCTTTCATTTTGACGAGGAATATTTCTCGTAGCTCCGTTAACGATAACGATGATCTCAATATTGTTCATCCCGAGGCACGTGAGCCACACATTCCTCCTTATGTGGAACGGCAAGGTGAAGACATAACCTTAAAACGAGCTAG GCTCATCTACCAATCTCGCAAACGAGGTATGTTGGAAAACGGTCTCCTTCTTAGTACTTTTGCCAAAAAGTACCTCGACAACTTCAATGAATCCCAAATGGTGCTGTACGATAGATTGATCAACCTGCCGTCAAATGACTGGGATATATTTCACTGGGCTGCAGAAGTTAAGCCGACTCCGTCTGAGTTTGACAATGAAGTTATGGATTTGCTCAAAGAGCATGTTAAAAATAAGGATAGAGTCAGCAGATTGATGCAACCAGAATT gatcaaaagtgaaaaacagtTATAA
- the LOC124307553 gene encoding TBC domain-containing protein kinase-like protein isoform X2: MCPALLEDDERCLGGTTFFARSHPVELCGSNGLPLTPNSITIYGRSQFLKTIEHSNLSTYLDIIRSKHERIVVVAEYSGEPLSNRNNLSLETVKKILYQCLLGLCHINKLGLVHRHLSPDNILITKDENVKLYNYGLYYMTDSGRNVSFPIGLVVLLGQIFGRRDMAGLLDLRVVKVPLDTLRQRLCHIPFTANYPRLMNGAHIQAQDNLTRAASQLPLIIRERDTEYQFYRIVLYERLLQGYPITRDAIIREAHKDIPPLVRGRVWAALLNVSGDIERRYQMIDKETPTHTDRQIEVDIPRCHQYSELLSSGAGHQRLQRLLKAWVRDNPNYVYWQGLDSLTAPFLFLNFDNEARAFACISAFIPKYLHKFFLKDNSAVIQEYLGKFSQTIAFHDPQLANHLKSINFVPELFAIPWFLTMFSHVFPLHKILHLWDKLLLGDSSFPLLVGLAILRQLRDSLLTSGFNECILLFSDLPEIDIELCVKDSMAMYYKTPASITYRSHQLDQSKATNWIDPEPGTEKMPRISIKDFMNLLQNSKQNVIVVDLRNNIQFERGAVLGSINIPFTSVQLSHTDIMSLGPHAEPLANNRDSIVVIIGQHDQNNALFTEFLISCRVLRVCSLEGGIYALRSTAPHILVPPR; the protein is encoded by the exons ATGTGCCCAGCTTTGCTGGAAGATGATGAGCGTTGTCTAGGTGGAACGACGTTCTTTGCTAGAAGTCATCCAGTCGAGTTGTGTGGCAGCAACGGACTGCCGCTGACTCCAAATTCTATAACAATCTATGGCAGGTCTCAATTCTTAAAGACGATAGAGCATTCAAACCTGTCCACTTATCTGGATATAATTAGGAGTAAACATG AAAGGATTGTCGTTGTGGCTGAGTATAGCGGAGAGCCTTTAAGCAACAGGAATAATTTATCCCTGGAAACTGTGAAGAAGATTTTGTACCAATGCCTCCTCGGTCTATGCCACATAAATAAATTAGGCTTGGTACATAGGCACCTGAGCCCagacaatattttaattaccAAAGATGAAAATGTCAAGCTGTATAATTATGGACTTTATTACATGACGGATAGTGGCAGAAACGTTTCTTTCCCAATTgg CTTAGTGGTACTGCTGGGCCAAATATTTGGTCGCAGAGACATGGCTGGACTGCTTGACTTGAGAGTGGTTAAAGTACCTTTGGATACATTACGGCAGCGATTATGTCACATTCCATTTACAGCCAATTACCCTCGATTGATGAACGG ggCACACATCCAAGCACAGGACAATTTGACGCGTGCTGCGTCACAATTACCATTAATAATTAGAGAAAGAGACAcagaatatcaattttatagAATTGTACTCTATGAAAGATTACTGCAG GGTTATCCAATCACTAGAGATGCCATCATTAGGGAGGCTCACAAGGACATTCCACCACTGGTGCGAGGCCGAGTTTGGGCAGCACTGCTGAATGTAAGTGGCGACATAGAACGCAGATACCAAATGATTGACAAAGAAACGCCAACGCATACAGATCGACAG ATTGAAGTCGACATTCCACGATGTCATCAATACAGTGAATTATTATCCTCGGGAGCAGGCCATCAGAGACTGCAGAGATTACTAAAGGCCTGGGTTAGAGATAATCCTAACTACGTATACTGGCAGGGCCTAGATTCACTAACAGCACCATTCTTGTTCCTCAACTTTGATAATGAAG CTCGAGCATTTGCTTGCATATCAGCGTTCATCCCTAAGTATCTTCacaaattctttttaaagGACAACTCTGCAGTGATCCAAGAGTATTTGGGCAAATTTTCTCAAACCATAGCCTTTCACGATCCACAGTTAGCCAATCATTTGAAATCCATCAATTTTGTCCCAGAGTTGTTTGCAATACCGTGGTTCCTGACAATGTTTTCAC ATGTATTTCCTCTACACAAAATCTTGCACTTATGGGACAAACTTCTACTGGGAGATTCTTCGTTTCCCTTATTGGTTGGTCTAGCAATACTTAGGCAACTGCGAGATTCGTTACTCACATCAGGATTTAATGAATGTATTTTACTATTCTCTGATCTTCCTGAAATCGATATCGAGCTATGTGTCAAGGACTCAATGGCCATGTATTACAAAACGCCAGCCAGCATTACTTACAGGAGTCATCAACTCGATCAATCAAAG GCAACAAACTGGATTGACCCTGAACCAGGGACTGAAAAAATGCCAAGAATTAGCATTAAGGACTTTATGAATCTCTTGCAAAACAGTAAACAAAATGTGATTGTCGTTGATCTACGGAATAACATACA ATTTGAAAGGGGCGCAGTTTTGGGTAGCATCAATATTCCATTTACAAGTGTTCAACTTTCTCACACAGACATAATGTCGCTTGGTCCACATGCCGAACCGCTAGCAAATAACAGAGACAGCATTGTCGTAATTATTGGTCAACACGATCAAAACAATGCATTG TTTACAGAATTTCTGATAAGCTGTCGTGTTCTAAGAGTGTGTTCCCTAGAAGGAGGCATTTACGCTCTACGTTCCACTGCTCCGCATATTCTGGTTCCACCACGATAG
- the LOC124307556 gene encoding serine/threonine-protein kinase PAK 3, with product MSLSITRLFTKKKNSNVEVVSEIGLPTNVTQNIHVTKNVETGQLEGLPDRWIQELDKQITKVEQSEHPAAALQAIKFYNYSIKKKPLEEVFKPFVTEKLIAEESQEIDKILSKKQYQSGDSDGSTSISSNDSQQRLPDLPPKLNKHPKPAPRTKVEHSEKTLTEILEDLTTYQINEEDETRLPDDIRHPEDESPILRRKTEGSLGKMTEDEVFEELRKICNPEDPHRRFERSKEVGAGASGTVFIATDTKTGQRVAIKDIDLTKQPKKELILTEIQVLKGFHHPNLVNFLDAYLVDENLWVIMELLDGGPLTDVVTETIMKEAQIAAVCREVLKAVSFLHAKGIIHRDIKSDNILLGMNGLVKVTDFGFCANIVGDEKRQTMVGTPYWMAPEVVTRKQYGKKVDIWSLGIMAIEMIEGEPPYLKETPLRALYLIAAIGKPSIPRWDTLTPHFQNFLERCLAVEVDDRATAEELLAHPFLDNCADLSTLTPLIRAAQKILRKVF from the coding sequence ATGAGCCTGAGTATAACAAGGCTATttacaaagaagaagaacagcAACGTCGAGGTAGTTTCGGAGATAGGTCTGCCGACAAACGTCACGCAGAATATCCACGTtacgaaaaatgtcgaaactgGTCAACTCGAGGGTCTGCCCGACCGGTGGATCCAAGAATTGGACAAGCAGATAACCAAGGTCGAGCAGAGTGAGCACCCAGCAGCAGCCTTGCAGGCGATTAAGTTCTACAATTattcaataaagaaaaaaccgCTCGAGGAAGTTTTCAAACCATTTGTCACAGAGAAATTGATCGCCGAAGAATCGCAAGAGATCGATAAAATCTTATCGAAAAAACAGTATCAATCTGGTGATTCCGACGGCAGCACCTCCATCAGCTCAAATGACAGCCAGCAGAGATTACCAGACCTGCCTCCGAAGCTCAACAAACACCCCAAGCCCGCCCCACGAACAAAGGTGGAACATTCTGAAAAAACGTTGACAGAGATACTAGAGGATTTAACTACTTACCAAATTAACGAAGAAGATGAAACTCGACTGCCAGATGATATCCGTCACCCGGAAGACGAGAGTCCCATACTACGAAGAAAGACTGAGGGTTCGTTAGGGAAAATGACAGAGGACGAGGTTTTCGAGGAGCTGAGAAAAATCTGCAATCCCGAAGATCCGCATCGCAGGTTTGAGAGAAGCAAGGAAGTAGGAGCTGGTGCGTCGGGCACTGTTTTCATAGCCACCGATACAAAGACTGGTCAAAGAGTGGCCATCAAAGACATTGATTTGACCAAACAGCCTAAGAAGGAGCTAATTCTGACAGAGATTCAAGTCTTGAAAGGATTCCATCATCCAAATCTCGTCAATTTTCTTGACGCTTATCTGGTAGACGAAAATCTATGGGTGATAATGGAACTGCTGGATGGAGGGCCGTTAACGGATGTCGTCACTGAAACTATTATGAAGGAGGCCCAGATAGCGGCAGTCTGCCGCGAGGTTCTCAAAGCTGTTAGCTTTCTACATGCAAAAGGAATCATTCACAGAGACATTAAATCCGACAACATTCTACTTGGAATGAATGGGTTGGTAAAGGTGACAGACTTTGGATTTTGCGCAAACATTGTTGGTGACGAAAAGAGGCAAACAATGGTTGGGACCCCATATTGGATGGCTCCAGAGGTTGTTACACGGAAACAGTACGGTAAAAAAGTAGATATTTGGTCTCTTGGTATAATGGCGATTGAAATGATCGAAGGAGAGCCTCCGTACTTGAAGGAAACTCCGCTCCGAGCTCTGTACTTGATCGCTGCTATAGGGAAACCATCCATCCCGAGGTGGGATACGCTAACtcctcattttcaaaatttccttgAGAGATGCCTGGCTGTCGAGGTCGATGATCGAGCAACAGCTGAGGAGCTGCTCGCTCATCCTTTCTTAGATAACTGTGCAGATTTATCTACGCTAACACCGCTAATTCGTGCAGcccaaaaaattttgcgaaaagtattttaa
- the LOC124307561 gene encoding succinate dehydrogenase assembly factor 2, mitochondrial-like isoform X2, translated as MSAITKAGRLFNARSFILTRNISRSSVNDNDDLNIVHPEAREPHIPPYVERQGEDITLKRARLIYQSRKRGMLENGLLLSTFAKKYLDNFNESQMVLYDRLINLPSNDWDIFHWAAEVKPTPSEFDNEVMDLLKEHVKNKDRVSRLMQPEL; from the exons ATGAGTGCTATAACGAAGGCCGGTAGGCTGTTTAAT GCTAGATCTTTCATTTTGACGAGGAATATTTCTCGTAGCTCCGTTAACGATAACGATGATCTCAATATTGTTCATCCCGAGGCACGTGAGCCACACATTCCTCCTTATGTGGAACGGCAAGGTGAAGACATAACCTTAAAACGAGCTAG GCTCATCTACCAATCTCGCAAACGAGGTATGTTGGAAAACGGTCTCCTTCTTAGTACTTTTGCCAAAAAGTACCTCGACAACTTCAATGAATCCCAAATGGTGCTGTACGATAGATTGATCAACCTGCCGTCAAATGACTGGGATATATTTCACTGGGCTGCAGAAGTTAAGCCGACTCCGTCTGAGTTTGACAATGAAGTTATGGATTTGCTCAAAGAGCATGTTAAAAATAAGGATAGAGTCAGCAGATTGATGCAACCAGAATTGTAA
- the LOC124307554 gene encoding apoptosis-inducing factor 1, mitochondrial, which yields MLRYGYAIKNLSKITRKPCLSYEQIPLKYIGIISASRNYSDAGDKKPGNPNRPPGTTLKAEECIPSNQSKSKGSFSSDPVCPIDPNVECPLSPNRDCGKRPEPFEEDGNRKKQQRVWMQLLTALFITGATIYMVNRMGWLQTSETLQIPKQKKKKKAERKKVKIPAVSSEIVTEIPYLLIGGGTAAFSAFRSIKSRDPTAKVLVVTEEGDLPYMRPPLSKELWYNKDRETTEKLKFKQWNGSDRSLFYEPPEFYTPVPELAQSHKGGIGVALGWKVSQIDVVNRTAVLEDGHKIKYEKCLLATGASPKNLPIFETADDAIKSKIVPFRTIEDFLKLEESIRDSAVQNIVIVGGGFLGSEVACSLVRNLNPDQKTVHQIFKEKYIMAQVLPEYLSEWTTTKAMLEGVRCMPETEVADVEMKGGHLKLILTDGSKIDADQVIVAVGAQANTQLAQSSNLEIDAKVGGYLVNAELEARSDLWVAGDAACFYDVRLGRRRVEHHDHAVISGRLAGENMTGAGKPYLHQSMFWSDLGPEIGYEAIGIVDASLPTVGVFAKATDQDTPLAAVTASNEGLRSVSEEHNSQGNKSAAIIQATPVSQKHASVEGLKSAESTKNVKSDKKDSKSCEDEGGNKVEKPRDDFGKGVIFYLRDDVVVGIVLWNIFNRMSIARQVLASGTRYDDLNEVAKLFSIHED from the exons ATGTTAAGATACGGGTACGCGATCAagaatttatcaaaaattacaagaaaaccATGCCTGAGCTACGAGCAGATTCCTTTAAAATATATCG gtatTATAAGTGCCAGTCGAAACTACAGCGATGCCGGTGATAAGAAGCCGGGTAATCCTAACAGACCACCCGGCACTACGTTGAAAGCGGAAGAATGCATTCCTTCAAATCAGTCGAAATCGAAGGGATCATTTTCCTCAGATCCTGTTTGTCCAATCGATCCGAATGTTGAATGCCCTTTGAGTCCCAACCGGGATTGTGGTAAAAGGCCAGAACCATTCGAGGAAGATGGCAACCGCAAGAAGCAGCAACGGGTATGGATGCAATTGCTGACTGCTCTCTTCATCACTGGAGCCACCATATACATG GTGAATCGAATGGGCTGGTTGCAAACATCTGAAACGCTTCAAATACCGAAACAAA agaagaagaaaaaagcagagagaaagaaagttAAGATTCCAGCTGTCTCTTCAGAAATAGTAACAGAAATTCCTTACCTCTTGATCGGGGGAGGAACAGCTGCTTTCTCAGCATTCAGGTCTATAAAATCAAGAGATCCCACAGCAAAG GTTCTGGTTGTAACGGAAGAAGGGGACCTCCCCTACATGAGGCCCCCGTTGTCCAAAGAGCTTTGGTATAACAAAGACAGAGAGACTAcagagaaattaaaattcaaacaatgGAACGGGTCAGACCGAAG CTTGTTCTATGAGCCTCCAGAATTTTACACTCCTGTTCCAGAATTAGCACAATCACATAAAGGAGGTATCGGCGTAGCTTTAGGATGGAAAGTTAGTCAAATTGACGTCGTTAATAGGACGGCAGTACTTGAAGATGgtcacaaaataaaatatgaaaaatgtttattagCCACTG GTGCCTCGCCCAAGAACCTTCCAATATTTGAAACTGCGGATGATGCAATTAAAAGTAAGATCGTACCATTCAGAACAATAGAAGACTTCCTCAAGCTAGAGGAGAGCATTCGTGATTCAGCAGTACAGAATATAGTTATTGTTGGTGGAGGATTCCTTGGTTCCGAAGTTGCGTGTTCTTTGGTCAGAAACT tAAATCCAGACCAAAAAACGGTTCATCAGATctttaaagaaaaatacataatGGCTCAAGTGCTGCCTGAATACTTGAGTGAATGGACTACGACCAAAGCAATGCTCGAAGGAGTGAGATGTATGCCTGAAACTGAGGTTGCAGATGTCGAAATGAAGGGTGGGCACTTGAAACTAATTTTAACAGATGGATCCAAA ATTGACGCAGATCAAGTTATCGTAGCAGTTGGTGCGCAAGCGAATACCCAATTAGCTCAATCTTCTAATCTTGAAATTGACGCAAAAGTTGGTGGTTATCTTGTTAATGCTGAATTAGAAGCAAGGAGCGATTTATGGGTCGCAGGGGATGCAGCTTGTTTCTATGACGTGAGATTGGGCAGAAGGCGAGTTGAGCATCACGATCACGCTGTTATATCTGGAAGATTAGCAGGCGAAAATATGACTGGCGCTG GTAAACCCTACTTGCATCAGTCCATGTTCTGGTCAGATCTTGGACCTGAAATTGGTTACGAAGCAATAGGGATCGTTGACGCATCCTTACCAACAGTAGGTGTCTTTGCTAAGGCAACGGATCAAGACACCCCGCTTGCTGCTGTCACTGCATCCAATGAGGGTTTGAGATCAGTTAGTGAAGAG CACAATTCACAGGGTAACAAATCGGCAGCAATTATACAAGCAACACCGGTATCCCAGAAGCACGCATCTGTAGAAGGGTTGAAATCAGCAGAGTCTACAAAGAATGtcaaaagtgacaaaaaagaCAGTAAATCATGTGAAGACGAGGGAGGAAATAAAGTAGAGAAGCCCCGTGACGACTTTGGAAAGGGAGTTATATTCTATCTACGCGATGACGTCGTAGTTGGCATTGTCTTGTGGAACATATTCAATCGCATGTCCATTGCTCGACAG GTTTTGGCTAGTGGAACAAGGTACGACGATCTGAACGAGGTAGCTAAACTGTTTAGCATTCACGAAGACTGA
- the LOC124307553 gene encoding TBC domain-containing protein kinase-like protein isoform X1 → MCPALLEDDERCLGGTTFFARSHPVELCGSNGLPLTPNSITIYGRSQFLKTIEHSNLSTYLDIIRSKHERIVVVAEYSGEPLSNRNNLSLETVKKILYQCLLGLCHINKLGLVHRHLSPDNILITKDENVKLYNYGLYYMTDSGRNVSFPIGYPKYLAPEVFLGNNPNGVKVDSWSLGMIIAECLLKQNIWSGVKLAQCLRKVLSLINSETTIFERIARENNCLKTYEALPEVVKDFIDSCLQIYPSKRKTPEELLQHTLFEEFLKKDLVSKEQKIYNSVTARKMDELYYLWQLAGGDITMELKKQGLIRSRPPILSVPNLVVLLGQIFGRRDMAGLLDLRVVKVPLDTLRQRLCHIPFTANYPRLMNGAHIQAQDNLTRAASQLPLIIRERDTEYQFYRIVLYERLLQGYPITRDAIIREAHKDIPPLVRGRVWAALLNVSGDIERRYQMIDKETPTHTDRQIEVDIPRCHQYSELLSSGAGHQRLQRLLKAWVRDNPNYVYWQGLDSLTAPFLFLNFDNEARAFACISAFIPKYLHKFFLKDNSAVIQEYLGKFSQTIAFHDPQLANHLKSINFVPELFAIPWFLTMFSHVFPLHKILHLWDKLLLGDSSFPLLVGLAILRQLRDSLLTSGFNECILLFSDLPEIDIELCVKDSMAMYYKTPASITYRSHQLDQSKATNWIDPEPGTEKMPRISIKDFMNLLQNSKQNVIVVDLRNNIQFERGAVLGSINIPFTSVQLSHTDIMSLGPHAEPLANNRDSIVVIIGQHDQNNALFTEFLISCRVLRVCSLEGGIYALRSTAPHILVPPR, encoded by the exons ATGTGCCCAGCTTTGCTGGAAGATGATGAGCGTTGTCTAGGTGGAACGACGTTCTTTGCTAGAAGTCATCCAGTCGAGTTGTGTGGCAGCAACGGACTGCCGCTGACTCCAAATTCTATAACAATCTATGGCAGGTCTCAATTCTTAAAGACGATAGAGCATTCAAACCTGTCCACTTATCTGGATATAATTAGGAGTAAACATG AAAGGATTGTCGTTGTGGCTGAGTATAGCGGAGAGCCTTTAAGCAACAGGAATAATTTATCCCTGGAAACTGTGAAGAAGATTTTGTACCAATGCCTCCTCGGTCTATGCCACATAAATAAATTAGGCTTGGTACATAGGCACCTGAGCCCagacaatattttaattaccAAAGATGAAAATGTCAAGCTGTATAATTATGGACTTTATTACATGACGGATAGTGGCAGAAACGTTTCTTTCCCAATTgg GTACCCAAAATATCTAGCACCAGAGGTATTTTTAGGAAATAATCCAAATGGTGTGAAGGTCGATAGTTGGTCTCTGGGGATGATAATTGCTGAATGTTTGTTAAAACAGAATATCTGGTCTGGTGTCAAGTTAGCCCAATGTTTGCGCAAAGTTTTGAGCCTTATAAATTCAGAGACAacgatttttgaaagaattgcGAGGGAAAATAACTGCTTAAAAACCTAcgag GCGTTACCAGAGGTTGTTAAAGACTTCATTGATTCCTGCCTTCAAATTTACCcaagtaaaagaaaaactccAGAAGAATTGTTACAACATACTttattcgaagaatttttaaaaaaagatttgGTATCGAAAGAACAAAAGATCTATAATAGTGTTACTGCGAGAAAAATGGATGAACTCTATTATTTATGGCAACTTGCGGGTGGCGATATTACAATGGAATTAAAGAAACAAGGATTAATAAGATCTCGACCTCCCATTTTGTCTGTACCAAA CTTAGTGGTACTGCTGGGCCAAATATTTGGTCGCAGAGACATGGCTGGACTGCTTGACTTGAGAGTGGTTAAAGTACCTTTGGATACATTACGGCAGCGATTATGTCACATTCCATTTACAGCCAATTACCCTCGATTGATGAACGG ggCACACATCCAAGCACAGGACAATTTGACGCGTGCTGCGTCACAATTACCATTAATAATTAGAGAAAGAGACAcagaatatcaattttatagAATTGTACTCTATGAAAGATTACTGCAG GGTTATCCAATCACTAGAGATGCCATCATTAGGGAGGCTCACAAGGACATTCCACCACTGGTGCGAGGCCGAGTTTGGGCAGCACTGCTGAATGTAAGTGGCGACATAGAACGCAGATACCAAATGATTGACAAAGAAACGCCAACGCATACAGATCGACAG ATTGAAGTCGACATTCCACGATGTCATCAATACAGTGAATTATTATCCTCGGGAGCAGGCCATCAGAGACTGCAGAGATTACTAAAGGCCTGGGTTAGAGATAATCCTAACTACGTATACTGGCAGGGCCTAGATTCACTAACAGCACCATTCTTGTTCCTCAACTTTGATAATGAAG CTCGAGCATTTGCTTGCATATCAGCGTTCATCCCTAAGTATCTTCacaaattctttttaaagGACAACTCTGCAGTGATCCAAGAGTATTTGGGCAAATTTTCTCAAACCATAGCCTTTCACGATCCACAGTTAGCCAATCATTTGAAATCCATCAATTTTGTCCCAGAGTTGTTTGCAATACCGTGGTTCCTGACAATGTTTTCAC ATGTATTTCCTCTACACAAAATCTTGCACTTATGGGACAAACTTCTACTGGGAGATTCTTCGTTTCCCTTATTGGTTGGTCTAGCAATACTTAGGCAACTGCGAGATTCGTTACTCACATCAGGATTTAATGAATGTATTTTACTATTCTCTGATCTTCCTGAAATCGATATCGAGCTATGTGTCAAGGACTCAATGGCCATGTATTACAAAACGCCAGCCAGCATTACTTACAGGAGTCATCAACTCGATCAATCAAAG GCAACAAACTGGATTGACCCTGAACCAGGGACTGAAAAAATGCCAAGAATTAGCATTAAGGACTTTATGAATCTCTTGCAAAACAGTAAACAAAATGTGATTGTCGTTGATCTACGGAATAACATACA ATTTGAAAGGGGCGCAGTTTTGGGTAGCATCAATATTCCATTTACAAGTGTTCAACTTTCTCACACAGACATAATGTCGCTTGGTCCACATGCCGAACCGCTAGCAAATAACAGAGACAGCATTGTCGTAATTATTGGTCAACACGATCAAAACAATGCATTG TTTACAGAATTTCTGATAAGCTGTCGTGTTCTAAGAGTGTGTTCCCTAGAAGGAGGCATTTACGCTCTACGTTCCACTGCTCCGCATATTCTGGTTCCACCACGATAG
- the LOC124307558 gene encoding protein broad-minded-like yields the protein MALNVFLDSLNANIFLKHVLNYQELLLNLQETCIIEIESDGELKIIYAIDEAGFHRHKVLLKSYCIITKFIGDTEVLEQTELFSKLPPPVKFDVEKLCPTIPLHSELGRFLQENKPGLRDNGWVSQARKAHKISSKEPIQHSVVINLLDQMQKAVPELELTNHFEWPVHNDHDTLMPQEVYGIELTLLYAEQNRLMKVTSLAKTNLKIFLKEVHGFIKYYGWKKNFEGFDWFIASVFIICDGDMDRCKTFITQIVQFPSIIYIWPMLGKAVSREQNLPVNFQTTFSHLLENIVANELPSIKYALKNNCGTDWWIICDEIISQCFWRILPWCEIIHLLTICILYPADYPLYYCTSLLHYSQNQLLEDVTAGKMWPEHMDLTDYRSGNHLQLMDLLSKRYRNMTLPLLTYQEAALVT from the exons ATGGCGCTGAACGTTTTCCTCGATAGCTTgaatgcaaatatttttttgaagcACGTACTGAATTATCAG GAACTACTCCTCAATCTTCAAGAAACGTGTATCATCGAGATAGAAAGCGATGGCGAACTTAAAATAATATATGCAATTGATGAGGCAGGTTTCCATCGCCACAAAGTACTTTTGAAATCCTATTGCATTATAACTAAATTCATTGGTGATACAGAAGTGCTAGAGCAGACAGAATTGTTTTCTAAATTACCGCCTCCTGTGAAATTTGATGTGGAAAAACTTTGCCCCACCATACCCTTACATTCAGAATTAGGAAGATTTCTCCAAGAAAATAAGCCTGGACTCAGAGATAATGGATGGGTGTCACAAGCGAGGAAGGCTCATAAGATTTCTAGTAAAGAACCAATACAA CATTCCGTCGTGATTAATCTACTTGATCAAATGCAAAAGGCAGTTCCTGAATTAGAATTGACAAACCATTTCGAGTGGCCAGTGCATAATGATCACGACACACTGATGCCCCAAGAAGTTTACGGCATTGAATTAACTTTGCTGTACGCAGAACAAAATCGGCTTATGAAAGTTACGTCACTTGCGAAaacaaacttgaaaattttcttgaaagaGGTTCACGGATTCATTAAGTATTacgggtggaaaaaaaattttgaaggaTTTGACTGGTTCATTGCaagtgtttttattatttgtgaTGGAGATATGGACAG GTGTAAAACTTTCATCACGCAAATAGTTCAATTCCCATCGATTATTTACATTTGGCCTATGCTAGGAAAAGCTGTGAGTCGTGAACAGAATTTACCTGTAAACTTTCAAACCACATTCTCACATCTCCTGGAAAATATCGTGGCAAATGAATTGCCTAGCATCAAATACGCTTTAAAG AACAACTGCGGTACAGACTGGTGGATTATTTGTGATGAAATCATATCTCAATGTTTCTGGAGGATACTACCATGGTGCGAAATCATACATTTGCTAAccatttgtattttgtatccAGCTGACTATCCATTGTATTACTGTACATCGTTGTTACACTACAGTCAAAACCAACTTTTAGAAGATGTAACTGCTGGAAAAATGTGGCCAGAACATATG GATTTAACTGACTATCGATCTGGAAATCATTTACAATTGATGGATCTTTTATCGAAACGGTATCGCAATATGACTTTGCCCCTGCTTACATACCAAGAGGCAGCGTTAGTTACATGA